One part of the Marinobacter sp. MDS2 genome encodes these proteins:
- a CDS encoding adenosylmethionine--8-amino-7-oxononanoate transaminase, with translation MRNADLVARGLKSVWHPCTQMKDHETLPLVPIKRGEGVWLEDFENNRFIDAVSSWWVNLFGHSNPRINAAIQQQVSELEHVILAGFTHEPVVNLSERLIEVTPDGLNKCFYADNGSSAIEAALKMSFHYWKNLGKPGKKNFVNLSNSYHGETLGALALGDVGLYKDTYQPLLMEVITAPSPDAYNAEPGETDEEYALRQFEAMEKLLAEKHDEICAVVVEPLIQCAGGMRMHHPIYHTKLREACDRYGVHLIADEIAVGFGRTGTLFACEQSGITPDFMCLSKGLTAGYLPLSVVLTTDTVYNAFYDDYETLKAFLHSHSYTGNPIGCAVALATLDIFRDDNIIEKNRQLSRCMADSVAHLADHPHVGDIRQHGMTLAIEMVKDKASKTPFPWQERRGLKVYQHSLTRKALLRPLGNVVYFMPPYVITEDQIRHLAQVATEGIDIAVKS, from the coding sequence ATGCGTAATGCTGATCTGGTCGCCCGCGGCCTCAAATCTGTGTGGCATCCCTGCACCCAAATGAAAGACCACGAGACCCTGCCGCTTGTCCCCATCAAACGTGGCGAAGGTGTTTGGCTGGAAGATTTCGAAAACAACCGGTTTATCGACGCGGTCAGCTCTTGGTGGGTCAACCTTTTCGGCCATTCGAACCCCAGAATCAACGCGGCGATTCAACAGCAGGTTAGTGAACTGGAACACGTCATTCTTGCCGGTTTCACCCACGAACCCGTGGTGAATCTTTCAGAACGGCTGATTGAGGTGACACCGGACGGCCTCAACAAGTGTTTTTACGCCGACAACGGGTCATCGGCCATCGAGGCTGCGCTCAAGATGAGCTTTCATTACTGGAAGAATCTGGGCAAACCGGGCAAAAAGAACTTTGTGAACCTGAGCAACAGCTACCACGGAGAAACCTTGGGGGCTTTGGCGCTCGGTGATGTTGGTCTGTACAAAGACACCTACCAGCCACTGCTGATGGAGGTGATCACCGCGCCATCACCGGATGCCTACAACGCTGAGCCCGGCGAAACCGACGAAGAGTACGCTTTGCGTCAGTTCGAGGCGATGGAAAAGCTGCTTGCCGAAAAACACGACGAAATCTGCGCCGTCGTGGTTGAGCCACTGATTCAGTGTGCCGGTGGCATGCGCATGCATCATCCGATTTACCACACCAAGTTGCGTGAAGCCTGCGATCGCTACGGCGTGCATTTGATTGCGGATGAAATTGCCGTCGGATTTGGCCGCACCGGCACCCTGTTTGCGTGCGAGCAATCCGGTATCACGCCTGACTTCATGTGCCTGTCTAAAGGGCTGACGGCGGGCTACCTGCCGCTCTCTGTCGTGCTGACCACCGATACTGTCTACAACGCATTTTACGACGACTACGAAACCCTGAAGGCGTTCCTGCACAGCCACAGCTACACCGGCAACCCCATCGGCTGCGCCGTTGCTTTGGCCACGCTGGACATCTTCCGGGACGACAACATCATCGAAAAGAACCGTCAGCTGTCGCGCTGCATGGCCGATTCCGTGGCCCATTTGGCCGACCATCCCCACGTCGGCGACATCCGCCAACACGGCATGACCCTGGCCATCGAGATGGTCAAAGACAAAGCATCCAAAACACCGTTTCCATGGCAAGAACGCCGTGGCCTGAAAGTGTACCAACACTCTTTGACACGCAAGGCCCTGCTACGACCATTAGGGAACGTGGTATATTTCATGCCCCCTTATGTCATCACTGAAGACCAGATTCGTCATCTGGCTCAGGTGGCAACTGAAGGCATCGACATTGCTGTAAAAAGCTAA